A genomic window from Methylorubrum extorquens includes:
- the groES gene encoding co-chaperone GroES has translation MAFRPLHDRVLLRRVESDERTKGGIIIPDTAKEKPQEGEVVAVGPGARDEQGRVNALDVKAGDRVLFGKWSGTEVKVDGRDLLILKESDILGVIAA, from the coding sequence ATGGCGTTTCGACCCCTGCACGACCGCGTGCTGCTGCGCCGCGTCGAGAGCGACGAGCGGACCAAGGGCGGCATCATCATTCCCGACACCGCCAAAGAGAAGCCGCAGGAGGGCGAGGTCGTGGCCGTCGGCCCCGGCGCCCGCGACGAGCAAGGCCGCGTCAACGCGCTGGACGTGAAGGCCGGCGACCGGGTGCTCTTCGGCAAATGGTCCGGCACCGAGGTCAAGGTCGATGGCCGGGACCTGCTGATCCTCAAGGAATCCGACATCCTCGGCGTGATCGCCGCCTGA
- a CDS encoding isopenicillin N synthase family dioxygenase produces MAASLPILDLARFDAGEADRTSFLDDLRSAAREVGFFYLVGHGIPEGKIADVQASARHFFALPAGEKRAVAMVNSPHFRGYTAAGDEITRGRADWREQFDIGAERPALPREPGAPAWTRLQGPNLWPATLPALRPELLAWQEAVTDVGIRLLEAFALALGQPADAFAPIYAGAPNQHIKIIRYPGRESTPDDQGVGAHKDSGFLTLLLQDGEGGLEVADEAGGWIAATPVPGAFVVNVGELLELASNGYLRATVHRVVTPRAGRDRLSVAFFLGARHDATVPLLDLPPALAAQAGGAAGDPDNPLFREVGRNYLKGRLRSHPDVAAAHYADLLDKEAKAA; encoded by the coding sequence ATGGCGGCCTCGCTCCCGATCCTCGATCTCGCCCGCTTCGATGCGGGCGAGGCGGACAGAACATCCTTCCTCGATGACCTGCGGAGCGCCGCCCGCGAGGTCGGCTTCTTCTACCTCGTCGGTCACGGCATACCCGAGGGGAAGATCGCGGACGTGCAGGCGTCGGCGCGGCACTTCTTCGCTCTGCCGGCGGGCGAGAAGCGGGCGGTCGCGATGGTGAACTCGCCCCATTTCCGCGGCTACACTGCGGCCGGCGACGAGATTACCCGCGGCCGGGCCGATTGGCGCGAGCAGTTCGACATCGGCGCCGAGCGCCCGGCGCTCCCGCGCGAGCCCGGCGCCCCGGCCTGGACGCGATTGCAGGGCCCGAATCTCTGGCCCGCGACCCTGCCGGCGCTGCGGCCCGAGCTGCTGGCGTGGCAGGAGGCGGTCACGGACGTCGGCATTCGCCTGCTCGAAGCCTTCGCCCTGGCGCTCGGCCAGCCTGCCGACGCCTTCGCGCCGATCTATGCGGGCGCGCCCAACCAGCACATCAAGATCATCCGCTATCCCGGCCGCGAGTCGACGCCCGACGACCAGGGTGTGGGCGCCCACAAGGATAGCGGCTTTCTCACCCTCCTCTTGCAGGACGGCGAGGGTGGCCTCGAGGTGGCGGACGAGGCGGGCGGCTGGATCGCGGCGACGCCTGTGCCGGGCGCCTTCGTGGTCAATGTCGGCGAACTCCTGGAACTCGCCTCGAACGGGTACCTGCGCGCGACCGTCCACCGGGTGGTGACGCCGCGGGCCGGGCGCGACCGTCTCTCGGTCGCCTTCTTCCTCGGCGCCCGCCACGACGCCACCGTGCCGCTCCTCGACCTGCCGCCCGCGCTTGCCGCCCAGGCCGGAGGGGCGGCGGGCGACCCCGACAACCCGCTCTTCCGCGAAGTCGGCCGTAACTACCTCAAAGGCCGCCTGCGCTCGCACCCGGACGTGGCAGCCGCCCACTACGCCGACCTGCTCGACAAAGAGGCGAAGGCCGCATGA
- a CDS encoding ABC transporter substrate-binding protein, giving the protein MARLLVLIALAFAALAPACAEETLRVGDQRGNARALMEAAGVLDGLPYRLEWSEFPAAAPLLEALNAGVIDAGGVGDAPFTFAAAAGVPVKAFLAFRNRQDGLAILVRPDSAIRSVKDLVGKRIATNRGSIGHQVVLAALEEAGLPADGVQFRFLPPADAKLALTSGAVDAWSTWEPYTSAAELAGLVRVVRDGNGITPGLSYAVANEAALKTKRALLADYAARLAKARAWALTDPAPYAAVWSRLIGLPEAVPLRWFGRAQYRTVPIDESVIADEQRIIDLYVRAGLIPAARAPRAEAILDTGFSDALAAVR; this is encoded by the coding sequence ATGGCCCGCCTCCTGGTCCTGATCGCGCTGGCGTTCGCCGCCCTCGCCCCAGCTTGCGCGGAAGAGACGTTGCGCGTCGGCGACCAGCGCGGCAACGCCCGCGCCCTGATGGAGGCCGCGGGCGTGCTCGACGGCCTGCCGTACCGGCTCGAATGGAGCGAGTTTCCGGCCGCAGCTCCGCTGCTGGAGGCGCTGAACGCGGGGGTCATCGATGCGGGCGGGGTTGGCGACGCGCCCTTCACTTTTGCTGCCGCCGCGGGCGTGCCGGTCAAGGCGTTCCTCGCCTTCCGCAACCGGCAGGACGGGCTCGCCATCCTCGTTCGGCCCGATTCCGCGATCCGCAGCGTGAAAGACCTCGTGGGGAAGCGCATCGCCACGAACCGCGGCTCGATCGGCCATCAGGTGGTGCTGGCCGCGCTTGAAGAGGCAGGTCTGCCCGCGGACGGCGTGCAGTTCCGGTTCCTGCCCCCGGCCGACGCCAAGCTGGCGCTGACCTCCGGCGCCGTTGATGCGTGGTCGACCTGGGAGCCCTACACCTCCGCGGCCGAACTCGCGGGCCTCGTCCGGGTCGTTCGCGACGGCAACGGCATCACGCCGGGGCTCAGCTACGCGGTGGCGAACGAGGCCGCGCTCAAGACCAAGCGCGCGCTGCTCGCCGACTACGCCGCCCGCCTCGCCAAGGCGCGGGCCTGGGCTCTGACCGATCCGGCGCCCTACGCGGCAGTGTGGTCGCGGCTGATCGGCCTGCCCGAGGCGGTGCCGCTGCGCTGGTTCGGGCGGGCGCAGTACCGCACCGTGCCGATCGACGAGAGCGTGATCGCCGACGAGCAGCGCATTATCGACCTCTACGTCCGCGCCGGCCTGATCCCGGCGGCCCGCGCGCCGCGCGCCGAGGCGATCCTCGACACCGGATTTTCGGATGCGCTCGCCGCCGTGCGATGA
- a CDS encoding O-acetylhomoserine aminocarboxypropyltransferase/cysteine synthase family protein translates to MSSQTPASIHAETLALHAGWRADPQTGSVAVPIHQTTSYQFRDTDHAESLFALQELGNIYTRVTNPTVDVLEQRLAALEGGAAALALASGQAASALSVQNLARAGDNIVSSTDLYGGTWNLFAHTLREQGIEVRFVDPADPHNFSRATDGRTRAYYAETLPNPKLTVFPIAEVAAIGRPLGIPLIVDNTAAPLLARPLDHGAAVVVYSTTKYLGGHGIAIGGAIVDGGRFDWAAHPHRQPALNTPDDSYHGAVWTEAAQPIGPIAYALRARVRLLRDLGPAVSPLNAFLTLQGIETLPLRIERHSRNAQAVADWLGRRPEVARVIHPSVQTGAARERADRTLKGGYGGLVGFELAAGRAAGRHFIDALKLFYHVANIGDARSLAIHPASTTHSQLTPEEQRATGVTDGYVRLAIGLEHLDDILADLDQALAAAGSLARAA, encoded by the coding sequence ATGTCGAGCCAGACCCCCGCCTCCATCCACGCCGAGACGCTCGCGCTGCATGCCGGCTGGCGGGCCGATCCGCAGACCGGGTCGGTCGCGGTGCCGATCCACCAGACCACCTCTTACCAGTTCCGCGACACCGACCACGCCGAGAGCCTGTTCGCGCTGCAGGAGCTCGGCAACATCTACACCCGCGTCACCAACCCGACCGTCGATGTGCTGGAGCAGCGCCTCGCCGCGCTCGAAGGCGGGGCCGCGGCGCTGGCCCTTGCCTCCGGGCAGGCCGCCTCGGCGCTCAGTGTGCAGAACCTCGCCAGGGCCGGCGACAACATCGTTTCCTCGACCGACCTCTACGGCGGGACGTGGAACCTGTTCGCCCACACCTTGAGGGAACAGGGCATCGAGGTCCGCTTCGTCGATCCGGCCGACCCGCATAACTTTTCCCGCGCGACGGACGGGCGGACACGGGCCTACTACGCCGAGACCCTGCCGAACCCGAAGCTCACGGTCTTCCCCATCGCGGAAGTGGCGGCGATCGGCCGGCCGCTCGGCATCCCGCTCATCGTCGACAACACCGCAGCCCCCCTGCTGGCGCGGCCGCTCGATCACGGCGCGGCGGTCGTCGTCTACTCGACCACGAAATATCTCGGCGGCCACGGCATCGCCATCGGCGGGGCCATCGTCGATGGCGGGCGCTTCGATTGGGCGGCCCATCCCCATCGCCAGCCGGCGCTGAACACACCGGACGACAGCTATCACGGCGCGGTCTGGACCGAGGCCGCGCAACCGATCGGCCCGATCGCCTACGCGCTGCGCGCCCGCGTGCGGCTCCTGCGCGATCTCGGCCCTGCGGTCTCACCGCTCAACGCGTTCCTGACGCTGCAGGGCATCGAGACGCTGCCCCTGCGCATCGAGCGCCACAGCCGCAACGCGCAAGCCGTCGCCGACTGGCTCGGGCGGCGCCCAGAGGTCGCACGGGTGATCCATCCCTCGGTCCAGACCGGCGCCGCCCGCGAGCGGGCCGACCGAACCCTGAAGGGCGGCTATGGCGGCCTCGTCGGGTTCGAACTGGCGGCGGGCCGTGCCGCCGGGCGGCACTTCATCGACGCGCTCAAGCTATTCTATCACGTCGCCAATATCGGCGATGCCCGCAGCCTCGCGATCCATCCGGCCTCGACCACGCATTCGCAGCTCACCCCCGAGGAGCAGCGCGCCACCGGCGTCACCGACGGATATGTCCGCCTCGCGATTGGGCTGGAGCATCTCGACGACATTCTGGCCGATCTCGATCAGGCGCTCGCCGCCGCCGGCTCCCTGGCGCGGGCGGCCTGA
- a CDS encoding usg protein yields MALSSEFRRRLEGYSLTTAEILYHLPDHPHLLQTFVWQQLDLFPRFPELKRFLAFWQERLDGPLHSVRVMHSRLIKPAELKTVSGEFHLH; encoded by the coding sequence ATGGCCCTGTCATCGGAGTTTCGCCGCAGGCTCGAAGGCTACAGCCTGACCACGGCCGAGATTTTGTATCACCTGCCCGATCACCCACACCTGCTCCAGACCTTCGTCTGGCAGCAACTCGACCTGTTCCCACGCTTTCCCGAGTTGAAGCGGTTCCTCGCCTTCTGGCAGGAGCGCCTGGACGGGCCGCTGCACTCGGTGCGAGTCATGCACAGCCGCCTAATCAAGCCGGCCGAGCTGAAGACGGTCTCCGGCGAGTTCCATCTGCACTGA
- a CDS encoding SCO family protein, whose amino-acid sequence MICEISSRGRRKKEISTFGCPDVCPTELVAIARALDLLGEVGAAIQPVFVTLDPARDTPAVLAEFVPSFHQRRIALTGNGVAIRRAEGEAGLEHSAFVYLVDHQGRYLGLFPPGTSAERMLTIIRLHLAPLPQR is encoded by the coding sequence TTGATCTGCGAAATTTCTTCCCGCGGCCGTCGAAAGAAAGAAATTAGTACCTTCGGCTGCCCCGATGTCTGCCCGACCGAGCTGGTGGCAATCGCCCGCGCGCTCGATCTTCTCGGCGAGGTGGGCGCGGCGATCCAGCCTGTCTTCGTCACCCTGGACCCAGCCCGCGACACGCCCGCCGTCTTGGCCGAGTTCGTCCCGAGCTTCCATCAGCGCCGGATCGCACTCACCGGCAACGGGGTCGCGATCCGGCGGGCGGAGGGCGAGGCGGGCCTCGAGCACTCCGCCTTCGTCTACCTAGTGGACCATCAGGGCCGCTATCTCGGCCTCTTCCCGCCCGGCACCTCGGCCGAGCGGATGCTGACGATCATTCGGCTTCACCTCGCGCCCCTTCCGCAAAGGTGA
- a CDS encoding cupin domain-containing protein, producing MHDIGDGHSHHHEPHAHDHDHEAAARWKDDGVRVIPGNRLDPNTAQTPGMFRQAAVNAARVGAQKIWAGTVAIEPDAKTGVHHHGALESVIYIVSGRARMRWGERLEYVAEAGPGDFIFVPPYVPHQEINASTDEPLHCVLVRSDNEAVVVNLPDVEAAERPETVYWVDPIHKQP from the coding sequence ATGCACGACATTGGCGATGGCCACAGCCACCACCACGAGCCCCACGCTCACGACCATGATCACGAAGCCGCTGCGCGCTGGAAGGACGACGGCGTGCGGGTGATCCCCGGCAACCGGCTCGATCCCAACACGGCGCAGACGCCGGGCATGTTCCGGCAAGCCGCGGTCAACGCCGCCCGCGTCGGCGCACAGAAGATCTGGGCCGGCACGGTGGCGATCGAGCCCGACGCCAAGACGGGCGTGCATCACCACGGCGCGCTGGAAAGCGTGATCTATATCGTCTCCGGCCGCGCCCGGATGCGCTGGGGCGAGCGGCTCGAATACGTGGCCGAGGCCGGACCCGGCGACTTCATCTTCGTGCCGCCCTACGTCCCGCACCAGGAGATCAACGCCTCGACCGACGAGCCGCTGCACTGCGTGCTGGTGCGCTCGGACAACGAGGCGGTGGTGGTGAACCTCCCCGACGTCGAGGCGGCCGAGCGGCCCGAGACGGTCTACTGGGTCGATCCGATCCACAAGCAGCCATGA
- the groL gene encoding chaperonin GroEL (60 kDa chaperone family; promotes refolding of misfolded polypeptides especially under stressful conditions; forms two stacked rings of heptamers to form a barrel-shaped 14mer; ends can be capped by GroES; misfolded proteins enter the barrel where they are refolded when GroES binds) translates to MAAKDVKFSGDARERLLRGVDILADAVKVTLGPKGRNVVIEKSFGAPRITKDGVTVAKEIELEDRFENLGAQLVREVASKTNDLAGDGTTTATVLAQAIVREGAKAVAANFNPLDLKRGIDLATAAAVKDITGRARKVTASDAIAQVGTISANGDAEIGRLIAEAVERVGKEGVITVEEAKTAETELDVVEGLQFDRGYLSPYFVTNTEKLIAELDDPYILIHEKKLSSLQPLLPVLEAVVQSSRPLLIIAEDVEGEALATLVVNKLRGGLKVAAVKAPGFGDRRKAILEDIAILTNGQVISEDLGIKLENVSIPLLGQAKRVRIDKESTTVVDGAGEKAQIDARVGQIKAQIEDTTSDYDREKLQERLAKLAGGVAVLRVGGATEVEVKEKKDRVDDALNATRAAIEEGIVPGGGTALLRAKAVVAELTTDNADVRAGINIVLKALEAPIRQIVANAGVEGSIVVSKILENPSETFGFDAQTETYGDLVEAGIVDPAKVVRTALQDAASVAGLLVTTEALVADRPKEKAAPSLPGGPDF, encoded by the coding sequence ATGGCTGCGAAAGACGTGAAATTCTCCGGCGACGCGCGCGAGCGCCTGCTGCGCGGCGTCGACATCCTGGCGGATGCCGTGAAGGTGACGCTGGGGCCGAAGGGCCGCAACGTCGTCATCGAGAAGAGTTTCGGGGCGCCCCGCATCACCAAGGACGGCGTGACGGTCGCCAAGGAGATCGAACTGGAGGACCGGTTCGAGAATCTCGGCGCGCAGCTCGTGCGCGAGGTCGCCTCCAAGACCAACGATCTGGCCGGCGACGGCACCACCACGGCTACCGTGCTGGCCCAGGCGATCGTGCGCGAGGGCGCCAAGGCGGTGGCGGCGAACTTCAACCCGCTCGACCTCAAGCGCGGCATCGACCTCGCGACGGCGGCGGCCGTGAAGGACATCACCGGCCGCGCCCGTAAGGTGACCGCCTCCGACGCCATCGCCCAGGTCGGCACCATCTCGGCCAACGGCGACGCCGAGATCGGCCGTCTCATCGCCGAGGCCGTCGAGCGGGTCGGCAAGGAGGGCGTCATCACGGTCGAGGAGGCTAAGACCGCCGAGACCGAACTCGACGTGGTCGAGGGCCTGCAATTCGATCGCGGCTATCTCTCGCCGTACTTCGTCACGAACACCGAGAAGCTGATCGCCGAACTCGACGATCCCTACATCCTCATCCACGAGAAGAAACTGTCTTCGCTCCAGCCGCTGCTGCCGGTGCTGGAGGCGGTGGTGCAATCGAGCCGGCCGCTGCTCATCATCGCCGAGGACGTCGAGGGCGAGGCGCTGGCGACGCTTGTGGTGAACAAGCTGCGCGGTGGCCTCAAGGTGGCGGCGGTGAAGGCTCCGGGCTTCGGCGACCGCCGCAAGGCGATCCTGGAGGACATCGCGATCCTGACGAACGGGCAGGTCATCTCCGAGGATCTCGGGATCAAGCTCGAGAACGTCTCGATCCCGTTGCTGGGACAGGCCAAGCGCGTGCGCATCGACAAGGAGAGCACCACGGTCGTCGACGGTGCGGGCGAGAAGGCGCAGATCGACGCCCGCGTCGGCCAGATCAAGGCGCAGATCGAGGACACCACCTCGGACTACGACCGCGAGAAGCTGCAGGAGCGCCTCGCCAAGCTCGCGGGCGGCGTCGCGGTGCTTCGTGTCGGGGGCGCCACCGAGGTCGAGGTGAAGGAGAAGAAGGACCGGGTCGACGACGCCCTCAACGCCACCCGCGCGGCGATCGAGGAGGGCATCGTGCCGGGCGGCGGCACCGCGCTGCTGCGGGCGAAGGCGGTGGTGGCGGAGCTCACGACCGACAACGCCGACGTGCGGGCCGGCATCAACATCGTCCTGAAGGCGCTCGAAGCCCCGATCCGCCAGATTGTGGCCAATGCCGGGGTCGAGGGCTCGATCGTGGTGTCGAAGATCCTCGAGAATCCGTCCGAGACCTTCGGCTTCGACGCACAGACCGAGACCTACGGCGACCTCGTCGAGGCCGGCATCGTCGATCCCGCCAAGGTGGTGCGCACTGCGCTGCAAGATGCCGCCTCGGTCGCGGGCCTGCTGGTGACGACGGAGGCGCTGGTGGCCGACCGGCCGAAGGAGAAGGCTGCGCCTTCGCTGCCCGGCGGCCCGGACTTCTGA
- a CDS encoding LLM class flavin-dependent oxidoreductase, with amino-acid sequence MSLLPPDATEFIGFVAPHEVSESRAARGPAIEPDYLRLLAQAHERGGFDRVLVAFYATAPDPLLIAAEIAAATQRIGLMIAHRTGFTAPTVAARQFATLDRLTGGRVAIHAISGGDDRDLARDGDHLTKDERYARTREFLDILRLSWTSEAPFDYAGAHYRIEGGFSEVKPVNAIPVYFGGASPAALAVAGRHADTYALWGETHAQVRELIGRVRAAAAPHGRAPRFSLSLRPILAETEERAWARAEAILAETRRLRAARGLGPAATPQNEGSRRLLAAAAEGPRLDKRLYTAIAAETGASGNSTALVGTPEQVADALLDYHDLGVRTFLIRGFDPLEDAVQYGRDLLPAFKDLLARRGAKAAAA; translated from the coding sequence ATGAGCCTGCTGCCGCCCGACGCCACCGAGTTCATCGGCTTCGTCGCCCCGCACGAGGTCTCCGAGTCGCGCGCCGCCCGTGGCCCCGCAATCGAGCCCGATTACCTGCGGCTGCTGGCGCAGGCGCATGAGCGCGGCGGGTTCGACCGGGTGCTGGTGGCCTTCTACGCGACGGCGCCCGACCCGCTGCTGATCGCCGCCGAGATCGCCGCCGCGACGCAGCGGATCGGGCTGATGATCGCCCACCGCACCGGCTTCACCGCGCCGACCGTCGCGGCGCGGCAGTTCGCGACGCTCGACCGGCTCACCGGCGGGCGGGTGGCGATCCACGCGATCAGCGGTGGCGACGACCGGGATCTCGCCCGCGACGGCGACCACCTCACCAAGGACGAGCGCTACGCCCGCACCCGCGAGTTCCTCGACATCCTGCGCCTGTCGTGGACCTCGGAGGCGCCGTTCGACTACGCGGGCGCGCATTACCGGATCGAGGGCGGCTTCTCCGAGGTGAAGCCGGTGAACGCGATCCCGGTCTATTTCGGCGGCGCCTCGCCCGCCGCGCTCGCGGTGGCGGGCCGGCACGCCGACACCTACGCCCTGTGGGGCGAGACCCACGCCCAGGTGCGCGAGCTGATTGGCCGGGTACGGGCGGCGGCCGCCCCGCACGGGCGGGCGCCCCGCTTCAGCCTGTCGCTGCGGCCGATCCTGGCCGAGACCGAGGAGCGGGCCTGGGCGCGGGCGGAAGCCATCCTCGCTGAGACCCGGCGGCTGCGCGCCGCCCGCGGCCTCGGGCCGGCGGCGACACCGCAGAACGAGGGCTCGCGCCGGCTGCTCGCGGCGGCGGCGGAAGGCCCGCGTCTCGACAAGCGGCTCTACACCGCGATCGCCGCCGAGACCGGAGCGTCGGGCAACTCGACGGCGCTCGTCGGCACGCCCGAGCAGGTCGCCGACGCGCTGCTCGACTATCACGATCTCGGCGTGCGGACCTTCCTGATCCGCGGCTTCGACCCGCTGGAGGATGCGGTTCAGTACGGGCGCGACTTGCTGCCCGCCTTCAAGGATTTGCTCGCCCGGCGCGGGGCCAAGGCGGCGGCCGCGTGA